AATCGGTGCAAACCTTGGATCGCCGACCACGACCACACAGGGCACCGTCAACCTGACAACAACCGGCAACGGGTCGCACGGCATCTATTCCGGTTCGCTAAATGGTGCGGTCACAGTTACTACCAGCGCCAACACGACCATCTCCACGTCAGGCAACGGATCGACGGGCATTGCAGCATCAAGCGGCGGAGGCAATGCGCTGACCATTACCGCACCTGGTGCAATCACAACAACAGGGACTGGTTCAAACGGCATCAACACACAGAACACTGGCGGCGCGACGACAATCAACGTCGGAACAGTCACGGCGAGCGGTGGTGGCGGCTTGTATGGCATCTACGCTGTAAGCGCCAACGGAACGATCAATGTTACAACGTCGGGTGTGAGCGCTGCTAACGGAAATGGCATCCGCGCTCTAGCAGGCGGTGCAGGTTCCGGAGCTGTCAACGTCACAACAACCGGAGCGGTTTCTTCGCAGGCTTACGGCATCTTTGCCGGATCACAGGCCGGCAACGCAACAATTAGTGCGGGCGGCACGGTGACTGTAACCGGGGCAGGGGCGGCCGGAATCTATGCGTCTGGTACAACCGGCGATCTGAGCGTTACATCAGTCGGCGTGTCAGCCGGGGCTGGTTCCTCTGGTATTGTCGCCAGAAATACCACCGGCAACATCACGATCACCGACACTGGCACCCTCACTGCGGGCGGCACAGCGGCCTACGCTTACTCATTGGGCGGCACCACCTCGGTTACCGTAAACAATGTCTCGTCCTCAAACTATGGCGTCTATGCTTACGGTGGCGCAGGCAGCACCGTGACAACAAACGGTGATGTCACAGCGGCAAACACTGCCATCGGAGCTTATGCGGGCGGCGGTATTATCAACGTCACGACAAATGGCGCCATAACCTCAACCGGAAATGCAAGTGATGCGATCTATGCGAGAGGCCCGGCATCCATCAGCATTACCGCCAACGGAACGGTGACCACAACAGGGGCGGGTGACTCTGACGGTATCCAAGCGTACGCCACCGCAGGCAGCTCAGCAATCACCGCGACCGACATCACTGCGATGGACGATGGCATCAACACGTACGGCCAGACTGGTGTGGCGATCAACATTACGGGGAGCGTCATTGCCGGTGACGAGGGTTTGGAAGTGTACGCCGGTGCCGGAGGCAACGTTTCGATCACCGTCAACAATGTGACCGCCACCGGGTCTAATAATGACGCCATCCGTGTAACCGCCGGAGGAGCAACATCGATCAACGTCAATGGAGCGGTACTGGGGGGTGCAACATCCATCAATGGTGCTGGTATTGATGTGAGGGCAGGCTCTGTTGCGACCATCAATGTGAATACGGGCGGTTCTGTTGGGTCTCTGTCAGATTTTGCCATCGACAATCGGGGCGCAGGGGCGACCACCATCAACAATCGTGGCACCATCACCGGCTCCATCGTACTTTCTGGCAACAACGACGTTCTAAACAACCTGTCTTCCAACAGCATCAATCTGCGCCGCTTTACCGACAGCAATGCCGATGGTGTACGCGATACCGAAGCTGTTGCCATTCTGGATTTTGGCGCTGGCACAGATACATTCGACAACACCGCGACAGGCACACTGAGACTATCAACCGTCACCGGGGCCACAGCCTTCAACACCTTCGGCGAGACGTTTGCCGCTGGGTCTGCAGGCTTGTCGCTCACCAACGCAGGTGTAGAGCAGGGGCACATTCTAAACCTGGAGACCTTCATCAACTCCGGCACCATTACCCTCGCAGATGCAGAAACAGGTGGAACCGGTCCGGTTGCAGGTGATGTTCTCGCAATCACCAGTCTTGGTATCCCCGGAGGAGTTGGAACATCTAACTTCATCTCAAATGGGGGCGAACTTCATCTCGATACGATCCTCGATACAGGGGTGGTCGACACCACCGATGTTCTTATTCTGGATACCGTCACAATAGGTGCAGGCGGCGCAACCGGCATTACCATCACAGACGCAGGTGGCGCGGGTGGCATTACCGGCACGGGCGCAACAGACGGTATTCGGATTGTTGAAGTGCGCGGTGTCGGTTCTGCCGGCGATGCCTTTACCCTGTCGCGCGCGGTTGTCGGTGGTATCTACGAATATGAACTGAACCAGGCCGACGGGCAGAACTGGTATCTGCAGTCCGATGGTACCTTCGCAAAACAGATTCCTGCCTATCAGGCTCTCCCGCTGGCGCTTTCGGGGTTCGCCCGCGATCAGATGCCCTGGGCACAAAAACGGTGGGGTCATGTCGCAGGTCGTCAGGACGCCAAGACCGGTGCCTGGCTGCGCGGTGGGTATGTCCGCAGTACAGAAGATTTCGCGGGCTCAGAACAATATGAGAGCCGGAACAGGTTTGCTCAGGCTGGATACGACTTGGTTCTAGACATGGACCTGCCAGGCCATCTAAGCGTTGGCGGGCTGCTGCAACACACGTCCACCGATACATCCCTCACCAATGGAAATGGGTCCACCTTTGCAGCAAGCGGTTATGGCGCAGGCGTCAGTGCTTACTGGACAGCAGGCGGTGGATTGTTTGCCGAAGCCCTCGCAACACTCACGCGCTACGAGGTTGATATTGAGCGACCCAACCTCGCCGATGTGGCCAACACAGAGGCTTACACCTATTCAGCAGGTGTCCAGGTCGGCCATCAGTTCCACGTCGCGGGAGAGACCGACAAATGGACGGTCACACCCCGTGCGTCGCTCACCTATATTGACAGCGACATTGATAACTTTGTTGATGAGTCCGGCATCACCATGAACTTTGCAGAAAACGACAGCATGCTGTTGGAAGCTGGCATGATCAGCGGTCTCGACCTCGACCTGAAGGGCAATCGCGTTCTCAATCTTTCCGCAGAAATCGGCATTGAGCATGACCTGTTCGGGGACCAAAGCATCACCGCCAACAATGTAAACTTCGCAGCCGATAGAGATGACACGCGGGCAACCTTTGGCGCCGGAGCGACGGCGCATCTTGGCGATGGCTTTTCCATCTTTGCTCGTGCAGAAGGAAGCGCGTCCATTTCTGGTGGCGGACACTCTGAGCAAGCAACGGCAGGTGTGCGGATTACCTTTTAGCCGGTATCCAGTTACCTAGAAGAGCGATGCCCGCAACGATAAACCCTAAGCTGAAAAGAATGCCCCCAAGAAAGTATCCCCAACCGTAAGGAGAAGGATCGATCACGCCAAGGCCGAGACTGACAAAGGGAACAGCTAGCCATAGCCCCGGCACCCAGGCGGGATAAGCGCCAACACGCAGCATGTCGGCACCCATGAGAAATAGTCCGACGATAATAGTTTGCGCGCCAACATAGTAGACATCAACGCCAAAGGGCGCATGGTCTGGGCCAATGATCGCCGCTTGACCGATGGCAGCGACAAGAAACCCGACCAGACCGAGCCACCCAAATCGCTCAGCACACGCCAGGTAGATGGCGAACAGACCGAACAGAAGCGCGACATCAATGACGAAATAGAAACTCTCCAGAGGGGCGGAGCCCTCAACCCACGGGATGAAACTGGAGATCAATCGGAGCACGCCGCCAAGCAGCGCTGCAAAAGCGCCCAGCCGCAGGAGCACAGGATAGGTCATCGTCACACGCTTCTCCTAGATATCGCGCAGTGGAATTTGCGGAAGCATGGCCCGCGCATGAGCCGGAACCATGAGGAACCTTTCATCACCTGTCACCTCGTAGAACCGAAGGCAGGCCTCGGAAAGCTTGATCACATGATCATCACCATGACGTGACGCACGGGCCGCAATCTCTTCGGGAGTTTCAGGCGGCAGTGCTCCTGGACCAGGTGCTGGAAATTCTGAATAGGCGGCATGCAACCCGGCGGCTGTCTGCCAGCCATAGGACACAAGCTTGCGGGCTGTTGTATCTTTCACATGAGGCGCAATGTTGAGAATGGCTGCAACTGCCGTGATCGCATGGGTGAAAACGATGGCCGTAAGGGGGGTGTGCACCCGGTAAAGGAACACTTGCGCAAACTCGACGGCAATCTCGTGGGCGAGGGCTGGCAGATCACCCTGCACATCAATCATGGAAATGACCTCGGCAAACCCCTGCGCATGAGGAAGCTGCTCAAGGGCTGTCGTGATTGCGCCCTCATTGCGCCGCTGCGCGTGCGGTACCAACGGCACCCGCGTCAGCGCCTCTTTTGGGGACAATGTCGGGCGGCCTTCAACCTGATGGGTAACCAGTGGCTGATAGGAGCCTGCCCAAAGAGCAAGACCTTCGGCAAGCTCGCGGCGGCGAAGCGGCGTATCTTCAACACGAAGCGCCCGCACCCCGTGCCCCACCCGAATGAGCCCGTGGGCTGCTGCCGCAAAGAGGCCTGGCGCCAGGCGGTCCGCCCATTGATCCAACACCAGGTCCCAAGGACCCTCGGCGAGACGGTGACGGAAAAAGGAGCGCCAGGCATCTTGGTAACGTGGGTCACCAATGGTGCCCTCTAACTCGGTGGGGTCAAGAGGCGCAACGCTGTCATTGGCTGGAAGGATATTGTCGAGATTTGCCTGCACCCAGCCTTTAGCCTGGTCGCCCTGCCCCATGGCAACGAGTGCCTCAGCTGCCATGGGCGCATGATTGACGAACCCATTTTTGAGGAGCGGCCCCAGGGTGCGCAGCGGATCAAAGGCAGGATCAAGCAAGTCGTATTGAGGCTCAGGCATCGGCCATTCCTTTAAAAAAGTATTTTCTTTATTTATTGCAATTCCCTTAATAATTCAAGTTTTTTCTTTCATTAATAAATTGGCCAATTGGCGCTTTCCTAAAGCGCGCGACCTAAGGCACTCTACGTCCAACAAAAATCACAGGAAGACACGGGAACATGACCGTCTACGCAATGGCATTTGTTGAGATCCAGGACCGAGAGCATTACGCAAAATACGAGGCGGGATTCATGGAAGCCCTCGCCCCATTTGACGCGGAGATCCTCGCCGTTGATGAAGAGCCAAATGTGCTGGAGGGCGAGGCACCAAAGGGACGGATTGTCCTTATTCGCTTTCCATCAGCTGAAAAACTCGACGCCTGGTACAATTCAGACGCCTATCAGACCATCCTGCCATTCCGCAAAGCGGCATCCAATGGCCATGTGATCAGCGTCAAAGGATTTGCGATGCCCTAGAGCGTTGCCAGGTTAAGTGGAAACGCGTCACCTTCCGCCAACTCACTGAGTAGAAATGGGCGACGAAACAAGACACTTAGAGCCCTGTTTTGATCCGATCAAAACTGAAAAGTCTCTAGGCAGCATCCAGCATCACGACACTGAAAAGCTTCTCGTCATCCATCCACGACCGGGACAGGGTCCAGCCTTGCGCTTCAGCAAGTTGCACCAACTCATCGAGGGCAAACTTACGAGAGTTTTCCGTGTGAATGGTCTCACCTTCTGCGAACCCAATCATGGCGCCACCCACACTCACCGTCTGGTCCATCTGGCTAACGAGATGCATCTCAACCCGGGAAGCATCTTCGTTCCAGCGGGCTTCATGCGCAAACTGGTCGAGGGCAAAGGTGCCCGCAAGCTCACGATTGATGCGTTTTAGAATATTGAGATTGAAGGCTGCGGTCACACCAGCTGCATCATCATAGGCAGGGATAAGCCGTCCCACATCCTTCTTCAGATCCGCGCCAAGGACGAACGAGGCACCGCCCCCTAAGTCCTGTCGGGCGCGTCTGAAGAAGTCAGAAATTTCAGTGTTCGATAAATTGCCAATCGTTGAACCCGGAAAGAACCCGACCGTGCGGCCGTTCCCACGCGCATCCATCGGAACGGCAATCGGCGACAGGAAATCACCGACGACCGATTTGATTGATAAAGAAGGATAGTCGCGGCGCAACTGATCTGCCGTGTCTTCAAGGAAGGTCGCGGACACATCGATCGGGACATAACAGTGCAGCGCCTCAAATGTATCGAGCAACAACCGTGTTTTGACCGACGCACCTGATCCATATTCTACAAGCGTTGCCCCCCGTCCCGCTGCCGCTGCAATCTCGCCCCGACAAGCTTCCAAGATCTTGGTCTCCGTCCGGGTCGGATAATATTCCGGCAGGTCCGTAATCTCTTCAAACAATTGAGACCCGCGCTCGTCATAGAGCCATCGGCAAGGCAACATCTTTTGCGGCAGGCCAAGCCCCTCAAGGACATCTGCTGCAAATTCTTCATTCGTTACAGTGAGCATATCCAACATCAAGAAGCATCCCTTGCGAGTCGAAGACCGGAAAACTGCCACCGCTTGTCTGGATGAAAAAAGTTGCGATAGGTCGCACGCATGTGGCCACCGGGCGTTGCACAGGACCCACCGCGAAGCACCATCTGTCCACTCATGAACTTGCCGTTATATTCACCGACCGCGCCCGGCGCAGGCTTGAACCCCGGATAAGATGTGAATGGGCTCGCGGTCCACTCCCACACATCGCCAAAAAGACCCGCAAGCTTGCCCGCAGGCGCATCCTGTGGTCGCGGACGCAGCATGTCAGACGATGCAAAATTTCCCTCAACTTTAACGTCGCGCGCTGCATGCTCCCATTCAGCTTCACTTGGCAAGCGGGCGTCCGCCCAGGTCGCATAGGCATCTGCTTCATAGAAACTTACATGCGTCACCGGCGCGTCCAGATGCACAGGCTGCGGGCCTCGCAGC
The DNA window shown above is from Parvibaculaceae bacterium PLY_AMNH_Bact1 and carries:
- a CDS encoding autotransporter outer membrane beta-barrel domain-containing protein (Derived by automated computational analysis using gene prediction method: Protein Homology. GO_component: GO:0009279 - cell outer membrane [Evidence IEA]; GO_function: GO:0015474 - autotransporter activity [Evidence IEA]; GO_process: GO:0046819 - protein secretion by the type V secretion system [Evidence IEA]), with amino-acid sequence MSTTNHSVSGHRLALMLTTSVLSMGAYGHLRSAKAANECGVIAGGGTATCTPAGNNFATGIDYDVNDATVIVQDGVVVSTVGNNTSALANGAIGANLGSPTTTTQGTVNLTTTGNGSHGIYSGSLNGAVTVTTSANTTISTSGNGSTGIAASSGGGNALTITAPGAITTTGTGSNGINTQNTGGATTINVGTVTASGGGGLYGIYAVSANGTINVTTSGVSAANGNGIRALAGGAGSGAVNVTTTGAVSSQAYGIFAGSQAGNATISAGGTVTVTGAGAAGIYASGTTGDLSVTSVGVSAGAGSSGIVARNTTGNITITDTGTLTAGGTAAYAYSLGGTTSVTVNNVSSSNYGVYAYGGAGSTVTTNGDVTAANTAIGAYAGGGIINVTTNGAITSTGNASDAIYARGPASISITANGTVTTTGAGDSDGIQAYATAGSSAITATDITAMDDGINTYGQTGVAINITGSVIAGDEGLEVYAGAGGNVSITVNNVTATGSNNDAIRVTAGGATSINVNGAVLGGATSINGAGIDVRAGSVATINVNTGGSVGSLSDFAIDNRGAGATTINNRGTITGSIVLSGNNDVLNNLSSNSINLRRFTDSNADGVRDTEAVAILDFGAGTDTFDNTATGTLRLSTVTGATAFNTFGETFAAGSAGLSLTNAGVEQGHILNLETFINSGTITLADAETGGTGPVAGDVLAITSLGIPGGVGTSNFISNGGELHLDTILDTGVVDTTDVLILDTVTIGAGGATGITITDAGGAGGITGTGATDGIRIVEVRGVGSAGDAFTLSRAVVGGIYEYELNQADGQNWYLQSDGTFAKQIPAYQALPLALSGFARDQMPWAQKRWGHVAGRQDAKTGAWLRGGYVRSTEDFAGSEQYESRNRFAQAGYDLVLDMDLPGHLSVGGLLQHTSTDTSLTNGNGSTFAASGYGAGVSAYWTAGGGLFAEALATLTRYEVDIERPNLADVANTEAYTYSAGVQVGHQFHVAGETDKWTVTPRASLTYIDSDIDNFVDESGITMNFAENDSMLLEAGMISGLDLDLKGNRVLNLSAEIGIEHDLFGDQSITANNVNFAADRDDTRATFGAGATAHLGDGFSIFARAEGSASISGGGHSEQATAGVRITF
- a CDS encoding hypothetical protein (Derived by automated computational analysis using gene prediction method: GeneMarkS-2+.), with amino-acid sequence MTMTYPVLLRLGAFAALLGGVLRLISSFIPWVEGSAPLESFYFVIDVALLFGLFAIYLACAERFGWLGLVGFLVAAIGQAAIIGPDHAPFGVDVYYVGAQTIIVGLFLMGADMLRVGAYPAWVPGLWLAVPFVSLGLGVIDPSPYGWGYFLGGILFSLGFIVAGIALLGNWIPAKR
- a CDS encoding questin oxidase family protein (Derived by automated computational analysis using gene prediction method: Protein Homology. GO_function: GO:0016491 - oxidoreductase activity [Evidence IEA]), translated to MPEPQYDLLDPAFDPLRTLGPLLKNGFVNHAPMAAEALVAMGQGDQAKGWVQANLDNILPANDSVAPLDPTELEGTIGDPRYQDAWRSFFRHRLAEGPWDLVLDQWADRLAPGLFAAAAHGLIRVGHGVRALRVEDTPLRRRELAEGLALWAGSYQPLVTHQVEGRPTLSPKEALTRVPLVPHAQRRNEGAITTALEQLPHAQGFAEVISMIDVQGDLPALAHEIAVEFAQVFLYRVHTPLTAIVFTHAITAVAAILNIAPHVKDTTARKLVSYGWQTAAGLHAAYSEFPAPGPGALPPETPEEIAARASRHGDDHVIKLSEACLRFYEVTGDERFLMVPAHARAMLPQIPLRDI
- a CDS encoding DUF1330 domain-containing protein (Derived by automated computational analysis using gene prediction method: Protein Homology.); translation: MTVYAMAFVEIQDREHYAKYEAGFMEALAPFDAEILAVDEEPNVLEGEAPKGRIVLIRFPSAEKLDAWYNSDAYQTILPFRKAASNGHVISVKGFAMP
- the egtD gene encoding L-histidine N(alpha)-methyltransferase (Derived by automated computational analysis using gene prediction method: Protein Homology. GO_function: GO:0030745 - dimethylhistidine N-methyltransferase activity [Evidence IEA]; GO_process: GO:0052699 - ergothioneine biosynthetic process [Evidence IEA]) — protein: MLDMLTVTNEEFAADVLEGLGLPQKMLPCRWLYDERGSQLFEEITDLPEYYPTRTETKILEACRGEIAAAAGRGATLVEYGSGASVKTRLLLDTFEALHCYVPIDVSATFLEDTADQLRRDYPSLSIKSVVGDFLSPIAVPMDARGNGRTVGFFPGSTIGNLSNTEISDFFRRARQDLGGGASFVLGADLKKDVGRLIPAYDDAAGVTAAFNLNILKRINRELAGTFALDQFAHEARWNEDASRVEMHLVSQMDQTVSVGGAMIGFAEGETIHTENSRKFALDELVQLAEAQGWTLSRSWMDDEKLFSVVMLDAA